A single Primulina eburnea isolate SZY01 chromosome 11, ASM2296580v1, whole genome shotgun sequence DNA region contains:
- the LOC140804904 gene encoding caffeoylshikimate esterase-like: MENQENTVKCEEEYIVNSRGIKVFTCRWFPANDQSKALVFLCHGYGMECSISMRDCASRLVKAGYEVHGIDCEGHGKSSGLLGLVSDFDNLVDDLSEHFTNICEMRENRKTTRILMGESMGGAMALRLHRKKPDYWDGAILIAPMCKIADDMKPNPVVIKILTSLSRIIPTWKLTPTPDVVDLAFRDPKVRKEVRTNRYTYKGRPRLQTSYQLYTASLDLEKRLEEVSLPFLVLHGEDDKVTDPSVSKVLYESARAVDKTFKLYPGMWHSLSYGELPENLDTVFSDILEWLEKRCFARTAKWEEQQKRANDQLNCST, translated from the exons ATG GAGAATCAAGAAAACACTGTCAAATGTGAAGAG GAATACATAGTGAATTCACGTGGAATCAAGGTTTTTACATGCAGATGGTTTCCTGCAAACGACCAATCCAAGGCTTTAGTTTTCTTGTGCCATGGATATGGCATGGAGTGCAGCATCTCCATGAGAG ACTGCGCCTCTCGACTTGTTAAGGCCGGATATGAAGTTCATGGCATAGATTGCGAAGGCCACGGAAAGTCATCGGGACTGTTAGGTTTAGTATCCGACTTTGATAATCTCGTCGACGATCTTTCCGAACACTTCACTAATATTTGTG aaatgagagaaaataggAAAACTACGAGGATTTTGATGGGAGAATCAATGGGAGGGGCTATGGCTCTACGTCTTCACAGGAAGAAGCCAGATTATTGGGACGGTGCCATTTTGATTGCTCCAATGTGTAAG ATAGCAGATGACATGAAACCAAATCCTGTGGTTATCAAGATATTGACCTCGCTTTCCCGAATCATTCCTACTTGGAAACTCACGCCTACTCCAGATGTAGTCGACCTTGCCTTCAGGGACCCCAAAGTCAGGAAAGAG GTCAGAACCAATAGGTACACATACAAAGGCCGGCCTCGTCTTCAAACTAGCTACCAACTTTACACGGCCAGCTTGGATTTGGAGAAAAGACTTGAAGAG GTTTCATTGCCATTCTTAGTTCTGCACGGGGAAGATGATAAGGTGACGGATCCATCCGTAAGCAAAGTCTTGTACGAGTCGGCTCGCGCCGTGGACAAGACCTTCAAGCTGTATCCGGGAATGTGGCATTCCTTGTCATATGGCGAGCTTCCGGAAAATCTCGACACCGTGTTTTCGGACATCCTCGAGTGGTTGGAGAAGAGGTGCTTTGCCCGGACTGCCAAATGGGAAGAACAACAAAAACGTGCTAATGATCAACTAAACTGCAGTACTTGA
- the LOC140805760 gene encoding probable small nuclear ribonucleoprotein G isoform X2 → MSRSGQPPDLKKYMDKKLQIKLNANRTVVGTLRGFDQFMNLVIDNTVEVNGDEKTDIGMVVIRGNSVVTVEALEPVARPQ, encoded by the exons ATGAGCAGATCAGGTCAACCCCCAGACCTCAAGAA GTACATGGACAAGAAGCTACAGA TAAAGCTGAATGCCAATCGTACAGTGGTCGGAACCCTTCGTGGTTTCGATCAGTTTATGAACCTGGTAATAGACAACACTGTTGAAGTGAATGGAGATGAGAAAACCGATATTGGCATGGTG GTTATCAGAGGAAATAGTGTGGTTACTGTTGAAGCCCTTGAGCCGGTTGCCCGACCACAATGA
- the LOC140805760 gene encoding probable small nuclear ribonucleoprotein G isoform X1: MSRSGQPPDLKKYMDKKLQSKCPILNANRTVVGTLRGFDQFMNLVIDNTVEVNGDEKTDIGMVVIRGNSVVTVEALEPVARPQ; encoded by the exons ATGAGCAGATCAGGTCAACCCCCAGACCTCAAGAA GTACATGGACAAGAAGCTACAGAGTAAGTGCCCAATT CTGAATGCCAATCGTACAGTGGTCGGAACCCTTCGTGGTTTCGATCAGTTTATGAACCTGGTAATAGACAACACTGTTGAAGTGAATGGAGATGAGAAAACCGATATTGGCATGGTG GTTATCAGAGGAAATAGTGTGGTTACTGTTGAAGCCCTTGAGCCGGTTGCCCGACCACAATGA
- the LOC140806063 gene encoding uncharacterized protein — protein sequence MAPGGRGRKGKEIAQESEAQNVRGLADIIRGRRGRPRGQVAQNVEEEVNQEPPRPERPGARQVAIEQEVEQLTQKVGGMQLIISQFQELRPSKFFGNESGEKAASWLKSINHLFNLLEYSQDIKLKLAIYQLKDRAQLWWEATEEAMKDSGESITWDAFRAHFTQEYAPPSYYAAKEEEFNQLVQGNKSVVEYASQFSALLPYVPHVARNDQAKLSRFLHGLQRTVHTLVMTGSPNTYIQAVEKAKKIEASLLRGDPQPGPSSVSQGSGSNMSMPVDLPPYQPVQSYQQPKQQRYKAKGKQFKKKSQSSSSSSGSARGGGSVGSSSTVHCDRCGGRHFSSQCVGVQGSCYVCGQVGHFARVCPNAQRQQFQPQQSGQVPRVPAFQPHAPAQSFQQSGYPPPRGPPQQQITVPQQARVHALTQDQAQDAPGGVIAAGYSGGFDASGGASGSGAQSSSRG from the coding sequence ATGGCACCTGGAGGAAGAGGtagaaaaggaaaagaaatagCACAAGAATCTGAGGCGCAAAATGTTCGAGGACTTGCAGATATCATTAGAGGTAGACGTGGTCGACCTCGAGGACAAGTCGCTCAAAATGTTGAAGAAGAAGTTAACCAAGAACCTCCTCGACCTGAAAGACCTGGAGCTAGACAGGTAGCGATTGAGCAAGAAGTGGAACAACTGACACAGAAAGTTGGAGGAATGCAGTTAATAATTTCTCAGTTCCAAGAACTACGTCCTTCAAAATTCTTTGGCAACGAGAGCGGAGAAAAAGCAGCaagctggctgaaaagtataaATCATCTATTTAATTTGTTGGAGTATTCCCAAGATATTAAATTGAAGCTTGCCATCTACCAACTTAAAGATCGAGCACAACTCTGGTGGGAAGCCACAGAAGAAGCAATGAAGGACTCTGGTGAAAGTATTACTTGGGATGCTTTTCGTGCTCACTTTACCCAGGAATATGCACCGCCATCATATTATGCTGCTAAAGAAGAAGAGTTCAATCAGTTGGTACAGGGCAACAAATCAGTGGTGGAATATGCTTCACAGTTTTCTGCTCTTTTGCCCTATGTTCCACATGTTGCCAGGAATGATCAGGCTAAACTATCACGTTTTCTGCATGGGTTGCAGCGGACTGTTCATACGTTGGTGATGACTGGATCGCCTAATACGTATATTCAAGCAGTGGAAAAGGCGAAGAAAATTGAAGCAAGTTTGCTTAGAGGAGATCCCCAGCCAGGTCCATCATCTGTTTCTCAGGGATCTGGGAGTAATATGTCAATGCCAGTGGATTTACCTCCATATCAGCCTGTACAGTCATACCAACAACCCAAACAGCAGAGGTACAAGGCaaaaggaaagcaattcaagaagaaGTCTCAATCCAGCTCCTCCAGTTCAGGCAGTGCACGAGGGGGAGGTTCTGTTGGGTCGTCTAGCACTGTGCATTGTGACCGATGTGGTGGTCGACATTTTAGTTCCCAATGTGTAGGAGTTCAGGGGTCTTGTTACGTTTGTGGTCAAGttggacatttcgccagagtatgTCCTAATGCACAAAGACAGCAATTTCAGCCACAACAGTCTGGACAAGTTCCCCGAGTACCAGCTTTCCAGCCACATGCTCCTGCACAGTCATTTCAGCAATCTGGTTATCCACCGCCTAGAGGTCCTCCTCAGCAACAAATTACAGTGCCACAGCAGGCTAGAGTCCATGCATTGACTCAAGACCAGGCTCAGGATGCACCAGGAggagtgattgcag
- the LOC140804969 gene encoding rho GTPase-activating protein 1-like — protein sequence MTVTLPSHSTSITCVAPTNNDALPQQTFLNPVALYGRNNCNYSYNTGTQILGVEEGRGDQLSVLAVLVTVFRKSLVGCRSTSCELEEQLMEIGVPTNVRHVAHVTFDRFDGFLGLPVEFEPEVPRRPPSASTRVFGVSTESMQLSFDTRGNCVPTILLMMQRRLYSQGGLQSEGIFRINAENGQEEYVREQLNNGMIPENIDVHCLGGLIKAWFRELPRAILDSLSPEQVILAQSEDECTHLVSLLPPTEEALLDWAINLMADVAQLEYLNKMNARNIAMVFAPNMTHMSDPLTALMYVVQVMNFLKTLVMKTLRAREDSVPDAGRALNLKPPDEDAHQGSLGRVILEVNEVSDQDEQLRVGKEPLSDKNCYANSTSPTKPETSNSANCFLGSVESMLTDASDNLSANRLDGEKDAFGNGRTQQKSRRTERKSNNVKKESRKPATKSKELSITSRLNSRAERVESWR from the exons ATGACAGTGACACTGCCTTCACACTCAACCTCCATTACATGTGTAGCACCTACAAACAATGATGCTTTACCCCAACAAACCTTTCTTAACCCTGTAGCTTTGTACGGGAGAAATAATTGTAATTATAGCTATAATACTGGTACGCAAATACTCGGAGTAGAAGAAGGGAGGGGGGATCAGCTCTCTGTTCTGGCAGTTTTGGTGACTGTTTTCAGGAAATCTTTGGTGGGTTGTCGAAGCACAAGCTGTGAGCTTGAAGAACAGCTAATGGAGATTGGGGTGCCTACCAATGTGAGACATGTTGCTCATGTTACTTTTGACAGGTTTGATGGGTTTCTTGGTCTCCCGGTTGAGTTTGAACCTGAAGTTCCGAGAAGGCCACCTAGTGCTAG TACAAGAGTTTTTGGAGTTTCGACGGAGTCAATGCAGCTGTCTTTTGACACCAGAGGTAATTGTGTTCCAACTATACTTTTGATGATGCAAAGACGCTTGTACTCGCAAGGTGGCTTGCAG TCGGAAGGAATCTTCAGGATTAATGCGGAGAATGGCCAGGAAGAGTATGTCCGGGAACAATTAAATAATGGGATGATTCCAGAAAACATTGATGTGCATTGTTTAGGAGGCCTGATTAAG GCTTGGTTTAGAGAACTCCCTAGAGCAATATTGGACTCCCTTTCCCCAGAACAGGTGATACTGGCTCAATCAGAAGACGAGTGCACTCATCTTGTTAGTCTCCTTCCTCCAACGGAAGAAGCACTACTGGACTGGGCAATTAACCTGATGGCTGATGTTGCTCAGCTCGAATATCTCAACAAAATGAATGCACGGAACATTGCCATGGTTTTCGCACCCAATATGACTCAC ATGTCTGATCCTTTGACAGCATTGATGTATGTGGTCCAAGTCATGAATTTCCTCAAAACTCTCGTCATGAAAACATTGAGAGCAAGAGAAGATTCGGTACCAGATGCTGGTCGTGCACTGAATTTGAAGCCTCCAGATGAAGATGCCCATCAGGGCTCGTTGGGACGTGTAATTCTTGAAGTCAACGAAGTGAGTGATCAGGATGAACAACTTCGTGTTGGCAAAGAACCATTGTCAGACAAAAACTGCTATGCTAATTCTACGTCCCCAACCAAGCCAGAAACTAGCAATTCAGCCAATTGTTTCCTTGGTTCTGTTGAGAGCATGCTAACTGACGCGTCTGATAATCTTTCTGCAAATAGACTTGACGGTGAAAAAGATGCTTTTGGTAATGGAAGAACTCAACAAAAGAGTCGGAGGACGGAAAGAAAATCCAATAATGTGAAGAAAGAGTCCAGAAAACCTGCTACAAAAAGCAAGGAATTAAGCATTACTAGCCGCTTAAATTCACGAGCCGAAAGGGTGGAATCCTGGAGGTGA